GCTTTCAGAACCTGCAGCCAGCAGTATCTCCTCCGGTTTCACGTGGTTTTGTTCCGCGATTGCGGTTCTCAGCTTTTCTGCAATAGGATCCGGATAGTCCTGTATGGATTCAAGCGCATCAATCACCGCAGGTTTAACAGCCGGACTGCAGCCCAGCCTGTTTTCATTCGAGGCAAGCTTTGAAATGGAGTCGGGATGATATTCGTTGCGTACTTCAGCAATCGTTTTTCCGGCAACATACGGTTTCAGTTTCTTTATATTCTCAGGAACTATCTCAGAAATGTTCATGCCGTCATGATTTTCTTTATTTCATAATTTGAAACCGTTAAAAGCATCTTTCAGGTACTACTGTGTTTTACAAAATATGCAGCCTAAAGAAACGAAAAAAGCGCTACCAGTTTCAAAACAGAGTCGTAAAATAAAGTGATCAGCATCGAATTAAAAGGAATTTAAAATAAACAGCTATGCCCATAAAAGAGATTGTTATCACCGGAGCCAGTAAGGGGATTGGGTTTGAAACAGCCCTTTTTCTCGCCGAGAAAGGACACCGGGTCACTGCTATTTCCAGATCAGAAGATTTACTGGAAAACCTTCGCTCACACGTACCTGAGCAAATTCGGATCTTACCTATTGATATCACCACGCCGGATGCCGGTTCTGTTGTAGCAGACTTTCTGAGCGAGCATTCCGTCAAAGCAGATATTCTGATTCACAATGCGGGACTTCTGATCAATAAGCCGTTTTCAGAGCAAAACAATGCAGACCTGGAGCGTCAATTTGAAGTGAATGCTCTTGCACCATTCAGAATAACACGGGACATTCTGCCGCATTTTAACTCAAGCGGACATATCGTCTGCATTAGCAGTATGGGCGGATTTCAGGGCAGCAGCAAGTTCCCGGGGTTGTCTGCCTACAGCGCGTCCAAGGGAGCGCTCTCCATTTTAAGCGAGTGCCTGGCTGCTGAATTGAGCGAAATGAATATCGCCTGCAATACACTATGCCTGGGCGCTGTTCAAACCAAGATGCTCGAAGAGGCTTTTCCGGGATTCAACGCACCCGTAGAACCTTCCGAAATGGGCCCTTTTATCGGTGACTTCTGCCTGAACGGCAATCGTTTTTACAACGGACAGATTCTGCCGGTAACCCTTGGCAATCCGGGTTAGCTTCATATGGAAAGATCTGATTCATTTGGTAAATTTGAGCCATCCCCAAACCCCATTCATATTAAGCGGAATGAAAAGACTTATTTCAGTTTTTGCCTTTTTTTTACTTTGCAGCGGTTTTATAACTGAGAAGAGCTTTGCACAATCACCCAAGATTCAGCTGGCAGGTGGCAATGTACTGAATGGAACCCTTACCGGTACCATACTTGGAGCAGCAACCATGGCGCTCAATAACGACAAGGACATCTCTCCGCTTCGGATTGGAATCGGGTCGGGTGTATTGGGCGGATTTGCGATAGCGCTTTATGATGTGGCAACACTCCCCGCCGGACAGGAATTTTTCATCTCAGGGGTGTTCAATGACGGGAGAAACTCGACCGTTATTATACTGCTTGACACATTTTATGGAGCTGCAGGAGGGGCAATCCTTGGTTCCGCTGTCACGCTTATTTCCAACAGTCCGGTTGTTGAAGGGCTGCGCCTGGGTTCCGGAATAGGTGCATGGACAGGATTTGGATTTGGACTTATCGACAGTTTTGTGCTGGCCGAAAAAAACCGCGATTTCATGGCTTCTGCGCTGCTTAACCGATCATCGCTGTTTCAAATCAATACGGGTACCACGGAGATCGGCATTGCACAGCCAACCCTGCATCAGCAGACGGTGATTTCACCAAATGCTCTCTCCATGAATATTGAGCCCGTCATCAATGTAATATCTCTGCGAACTTCTTTCTGACGCAGACGGAT
Above is a genomic segment from Rhodohalobacter mucosus containing:
- a CDS encoding SDR family NAD(P)-dependent oxidoreductase, which produces MPIKEIVITGASKGIGFETALFLAEKGHRVTAISRSEDLLENLRSHVPEQIRILPIDITTPDAGSVVADFLSEHSVKADILIHNAGLLINKPFSEQNNADLERQFEVNALAPFRITRDILPHFNSSGHIVCISSMGGFQGSSKFPGLSAYSASKGALSILSECLAAELSEMNIACNTLCLGAVQTKMLEEAFPGFNAPVEPSEMGPFIGDFCLNGNRFYNGQILPVTLGNPG